Genomic window (Bacillus vallismortis):
CTCTGCGGGTCATAGGAGTCTTTTTTTGCGATTAAATAAGGAAGCTGGCTGCTCCATACCTCACCGCTCGCTTCCGTGTAGCCGCCGTTACTTGAGGAATATGTAGCTGAAATCAAATTGCCATTGTATTTTAAAACTTTTCCTTTTGTGGCTTCTACAACCTCTGAAGTTCTCGAATTCCAGTCATATCCGCCATATACCTGAAAAGCGGTGGTGTCTTGTACTTCTTTTCCGGCCGATCTGATGGAATAAGTTCTGGCAGCGACAGCTTGAGCTTTAAGCGCTTCTTTTTGCCAGCTAGCCGGCATCTCATGGGGTACAACACCCTTCAAATAATCTTCAAAAGGGATATCCACATTAATCGGACGAACATATTTGCCTGACTCAATCGTGAATTTCATATTTCCAAGATACGGCGTTCCATTGAGACTGATAGAATTTGTCGTTGCATATTTTTTAGGATTTGCTGTGAAAGAAGTTCCAAGCGTCTTGATAGCAGTGCTGTTTTTATAAAGCACCAGGTTTCCGCCGGATAACTTAACTGAATAGCCAGATCCTGAAAAAGTATCTGCCAGTTTGTTCTTTAGCGTATCACTCACGGAGATGCTTCCTCCAAGCAGTGCAAATGACTGAGTTCCTTTTGATGTCACCACATCAGCGACTGGTGACGGGAGGCTGTCGGATTCAACCAACAGTAAAGGACTTCCCTGCTTCGCTGCAAGAACAGATCCTGTCAAAGCATCCGCAAAGGTTTTGCCATTTGACATGAAGACCTTTGTCGCTTTCATATTTAATTGTTTGACGATGTTGGCAGATACCTCATACCGGGAAACCCCGCCAATCCGTTTTACAACTGCCTGCTTTTTTAAAGTGGCTTCTACACCAGTGCTGACACTCAACGGACCTCCGACAATTGTAACGTTGCTCGGAATTCTGTAATCGCTGCGGATGTTATTGTCTCCCGCAAGTAAAATCGGATAACCGTTCATTGCAGCATATGGCGCGATTGACAGGGCATCTGTAAAGACCATGCCTGTAGCCACTACTGCCTGGCTGTAATTCCCCATTCGGTCGGCTATGTTTTTGGAAACCTCGTAACGGGTTGCACCGCCAATCCGATCGATAGAACCATATTTTTTCAATGT
Coding sequences:
- a CDS encoding SpoIID/LytB domain-containing protein — protein: MKKMKLLLLTSVTAAALACPAFMQSAKAADKTISVKLSNYVGNKSSLNVDITGGYEIPGSRIADTERYGGATRFDVANNVASAGWTNPTTVVIVNRDAFADALSATPLAKKYDAPILLTDAGSLTPKTESEIAKLNPDNILIIGGTISVSKNVENTLKKYGSIDRIGGATRYEVSKNIADRMGNYSQAVVATGMVFTDALSIAPYAAMNGYPILLAGDNNIRSDYRIPSNVTIVGGPLSVSTGVEATLKKQAVVKRIGGVSRYEVSANIVKQLNMKATKVFMSNGKTFADALTGSVLAAKQGSPLLLVESDSLPSPVADVVTSKGTQSFALLGGSISVSDTLKNKLADTFSGSGYSVKLSGGNLVLYKNSTAIKTLGTSFTANPKKYATTNSISLNGTPYLGNMKFTIESGKYVRPINVDIPFEDYLKGVVPHEMPASWQKEALKAQAVAARTYSIRSAGKEVQDTTAFQVYGGYDWNSRTSEVVEATKGKVLKYNGNLISATYSSSNGGYTEASGEVWSSQLPYLIAKKDSYDPQRSWSLSLNKTQLDKSSLNLKSPGSWWSTKNEINSVYLNGLKSWFIKNKYSTAESIKITKISSVKFSTAKTAGQRPETASVTFSYFVKEKSNGYILSNGSLSEKTATISVPATQLRTMLGASNMKSAYASVSSNTNAFIISGKGYGHGIGMSQYGANARAAAGQSYTTILSFYYPGTTLSSY